A single window of Carassius auratus strain Wakin chromosome 9, ASM336829v1, whole genome shotgun sequence DNA harbors:
- the LOC113108354 gene encoding glutaminase kidney isoform, mitochondrial-like isoform X6, whose amino-acid sequence MTLQGASNAEKFDYMMNFLKKMAGNEYVGFSNATFQSERESGDRNFAIGYYLKEKKCFPDGTDMTGVLDLYFQLCSIEVTCESASVMAATLANGGFCPITGERVLSPESVRDTLSLMHSCGMYDFSGQFAFHVGLPAKSGVSGGILLVVPNVMGIMCWSPPLDKLGNSVRGIQFCTDLVSLFNFHNYDNLRHFAKKLDPRREGGEQRVKSVINLLFAAYTGDVSALRRFALSSMDMEQRDYDSRTALHVAATEGHIEVVRFLLEACKVNPVPKDRWGNTPIDEAKHFGHHEVLALLEEYNSKYSQPVTDADKEQPVTDADKESTQKNLSGMLEK is encoded by the exons ATGACGTTG CAGGGGGCAAGTAATGCTGAGAAGTTTGATTAT ATGATGAACTTCTTGAAGAAGATGGCAGGAAATGAATATGTTGGTTTCAGCAATGCCAC ATTCCAGTCGGAGCGTGAGTCAGGAGACAGGAATTTCGCTATTGGCTATTACCTGAAAGAGAAGAAG TGCTTTCCAGATGGTACAGACATGACTGGTGTTCTGGACCTCTACTTTCAG CTGTGCTCCATCGAGGTAACGTGTGAGAGCGCTAGCGTCATGGCTGCCACATTGGCCAACGGCGGCTTCTGTCCAATCACAGGCGAGCGTGTGCTGAGCCCCGAGTCCGTGCGAGACACCCTCAGCCTCATGCACTCCTGTGGCATGTATGACTTCTCCGGACAGTTCGCCTTCCAT GTGGGTCTACCAGCCAAGTCAGGTGTATCTGGCGGCATTCTGCTGGTTGTGCCCAATGTGATGGGCATCATGTGCTGGTCTCCTCCATTGGACAAACTCGGCAACAGTGTCCGGGGCATCCAGTTCTGTACG GATCTGGTGTCCTTGTTCAACTTCCACAACTACGACAACCTGAGGCACTTCGCCAAGAAGCTCGATCCTCGCAGAGAGGGAGGGGAGCAGCGG GTGAAATCTGTCATCAACCTCCTCTTCGCTGCCTACACAGGAGATGTTTCTGCTCTCAGAAG GTTTGCACTGTCCTCCATGGACATGGAGCAGCGGGACTACGACTCCAGGACGGCGCTGCATGTGGCAGCCACTGAGG GACATATTGAGGTTGTGCGTTTTCTGTTAGAGGCCTGCAAGGTGAATCCTGTTCCCAAGGACAG GTGGGGCAACACACCTATAGATGAAGCGAAACACTTCGGACATCATGAGGTGCTCGCGCTTCTAGAGGAGTACAACAGTAAATACAGCCAACCTGTGACTGATGCAGATAAAGAGCAACCGGTGACTGATGCAGATAAAGAGAGCACCCAGAAAAACCTGAGCGGGATGCTGGAGAAGTAA